ATCGAACTTCTTGTTATGGAGTGGAAACCGCTCGTATCGATTTGGAagataaaaatacatacgtcCAACAATTCATTCCACATTTAGAAGACATGGCTACTCTTGTAGCAACTTTAGAAACGTTAAATTATCACTACAGGACTCAATGCTTTGGAAAATTCGACCATCTTAAAAATGTGAACAAAGTAATCGATAACTTGATGGTACAAAACCGCATcacacaaaaaatgaaagcacTTTGTGCTAAGATGAGAAAAGAACTGCGTTCTCTTTattctgaaatttggaaatggAGCAATGTATACAATTACAGTTCGCGTTCGTATTTTCATCTCTATGGATTGGTTTGGGACTCGAGTGGCCacattgacgaaaaaaaaacgatagagAAAGCTTTATCGAGTTCGAGACATTTGAATGATGCCGATTtcgtattcgaaaaaataactaaacaCTGTTTAGTGAATTATATAATGGATTTTCCTCTGGATTCAttgagtgaaaaattcatcagaacAGTGGAAGAAGAAAGATTTTACAAACATGAACTAACATATTACTGGATAAAATGTAAAACCAGGATTACTCTTGATAGATTGGACGAAAGCTACTATCCGTATAAATTTGCTTTAACTCATGTGCTTAATTCGTTGAAACGGGCTTTCAGCAGTAAATATCAATGGTCTGCGTACGAATACTTCtgggattttttcaatgaaaacgaTCAAGTGGAAATGACcatgaatttaattcaaaacgATAATTACAGAAAATACCAGAAGATTgtgttctcaaaattgaataaaaatcagctCAAGTGTTTATATTCTGAAGCCCCTGTTACCATTATTGTCAACTTTTTATCTTTGGGAGAACTCGAGCTAGCGAAAGCGACTTGGGATCGTATCAAGTTGACCATTGAATGTGAGGAATACGAACTTCTACTTGAACAAATCTGgaagaattcaaaattacatGTAAAAAACCGTTTGCAATTTTCAGTTTATTCATGGAACACAGCACCCTCGAATTTAATCGAGTACCtgataaatgtgaaaaattgtcaaattgcgGACACGCTTTTGCAAGGAAAACCAATGCTTGAAAGTTCCAGTAGGTGTAAATTTCTGAAAGCTGTTTTGTCTCAAACAAcgctcaaattcaaaaagaaatttttcctgcaagCTGGAAGATGTTTAGCTTTGAATCATCCGGATGTGTTCATTTCACTGATTAATCATTGTTTGAACGAAAGTGACAGTGTGGCAATCAGAGAAAATTTACTGATCGAAGCAATGGAGGAGAATCCACCAGCTGGAATTATGCACCGTTTTC
This region of Planococcus citri chromosome 5, ihPlaCitr1.1, whole genome shotgun sequence genomic DNA includes:
- the LOC135846839 gene encoding uncharacterized protein LOC135846839 — protein: MATLVATLETLNYHYRTQCFGKFDHLKNVNKVIDNLMVQNRITQKMKALCAKMRKELRSLYSEIWKWSNVYNYSSRSYFHLYGLVWDSSGHIDEKKTIEKALSSSRHLNDADFVFEKITKHCLVNYIMDFPLDSLSEKFIRTVEEERFYKHELTYYWIKCKTRITLDRLDESYYPYKFALTHVLNSLKRAFSSKYQWSAYEYFWDFFNENDQVEMTMNLIQNDNYRKYQKIVFSKLNKNQLKCLYSEAPVTIIVNFLSLGELELAKATWDRIKLTIECEEYELLLEQIWKNSKLHVKNRLQFSVYSWNTAPSNLIEYLINVKNCQIADTLLQGKPMLESSSRCKFLKAVLSQTTLKFKKKFFLQAGRCLALNHPDVFISLINHCLNESDSVAIRENLLIEAMEENPPAGIMHRFRDLFMYSSREEFDKFLELFTSKPTLQTQFKQCLLASELLITRVLWKTDYWEKLCQFIDELYPNREVARYQKRNVVHSFLRTHCTYHDCYRPNGDEKFTEIDNLLNQVLTPQEVITAKENIANSFLEAYCRLGYFRSLKRMNVQRFATWCYCGDDKNIERFRRSLPIDELFRDLLSEIVERHVNGRDDELSFSSLDELLCWKFSSKTSEIKKFKSHELNKIMKSEAEERFLWKTSIYPRVLNEVIEWGFHGDKHQIQEFEHHYSKTDMMKIIHWLGFEEESDGCGEYYCHTSDESDGGRRHFPKLTDDELDSDYTDSDSEVDKFDSDYENYHT